A genomic segment from Aulosira sp. FACHB-615 encodes:
- a CDS encoding LLM class flavin-dependent oxidoreductase: MILSHHPGSIVGWDRFAAPTDFALSPLSQALKQPVLLGLFLPIQAGGWSASRLPRTTDWQFEYNKALVLKAETLGFDLIFALSQWLPKGGYGGVFNGEALDSFITTAALTSITQKIMLISTIHVLYGPIHPLHLAKYGATLDHISGGRWGINIVTGHRAVEHEMFGWNRIEHDHRYELAAEFLEVVQRLWNDDENFSFEGKSTWKLGGAFVTPKPKYGRPVLVNATGSDAGISFAARYSDIVFITSPGGSDFASAIALLPAHTQRVKQAARDIGREVRTLLNPMVISRETERETWDYHDAIVAYADPDAPLGFSRFDSDAHAWKGRVGKDALKRRAIGGNIEVIGTPEQVVEQFIQLKQAGIDGLQLSFYDFKEDLEFFGDRILPLMKQAGLRLSSEV, from the coding sequence ATGATTCTTAGCCATCATCCTGGTTCAATTGTCGGCTGGGACAGATTTGCGGCTCCAACGGATTTTGCTCTTAGCCCTCTTTCTCAAGCATTGAAACAACCTGTATTGCTGGGTTTATTTTTACCCATTCAGGCAGGAGGTTGGAGCGCATCTAGATTACCACGCACTACTGACTGGCAGTTTGAATATAACAAAGCACTGGTACTTAAGGCTGAGACATTAGGTTTTGATTTGATATTTGCGCTGTCACAGTGGCTTCCCAAGGGTGGCTATGGAGGTGTTTTCAACGGAGAAGCTCTAGACTCGTTTATCACAACAGCTGCTCTGACAAGCATCACCCAAAAAATTATGCTCATTTCTACTATTCATGTGTTGTATGGGCCAATTCACCCGTTGCATTTAGCCAAATATGGTGCGACGTTAGACCATATATCAGGGGGTCGTTGGGGCATTAATATCGTAACCGGACATCGGGCTGTAGAACATGAGATGTTTGGTTGGAACCGCATTGAGCATGATCATCGCTATGAACTGGCGGCTGAGTTCTTAGAAGTGGTACAACGTCTGTGGAATGATGACGAGAACTTTTCTTTTGAAGGAAAGTCCACTTGGAAACTTGGTGGAGCCTTTGTCACACCCAAGCCGAAATATGGCCGCCCAGTGTTGGTGAATGCTACAGGTTCAGATGCAGGTATTTCTTTTGCGGCGCGTTACTCAGATATTGTATTTATTACTAGTCCTGGAGGGTCAGATTTTGCTAGTGCGATCGCACTCTTACCAGCCCATACCCAAAGAGTGAAGCAAGCAGCGCGGGATATTGGGCGCGAAGTCCGCACACTTCTTAACCCTATGGTGATCAGTCGGGAAACTGAGCGCGAAACTTGGGACTACCACGATGCGATCGTTGCGTATGCTGATCCTGACGCACCTTTAGGCTTTAGCAGATTTGACAGTGATGCTCACGCTTGGAAGGGTCGTGTCGGTAAAGATGCACTGAAACGTCGGGCGATTGGTGGAAATATCGAAGTCATTGGTACACCTGAACAGGTAGTTGAGCAGTTTATCCAGTTGAAGCAGGCTGGTATTGATGGCTTGCAATTGAGTTTTTATGACTTTAAAGAAGACCTGGAATTTTTTGGCGATCGCATTCTCCCTCTGATGAAGCAAGCCGGACTGAGATTATCATCTGAAGTCTGA
- a CDS encoding pentapeptide repeat-containing protein, whose protein sequence is MKKSIFQTLTNCLVAALFVVLVAGFSLFDQPIAKAQSLTPPVTTEVTTEATPAPVKTVAENVRHLLTTHECVGCNLIGAALKDTNLQNANLENANLQGVDLERANLQGTNLKGANLQGADLGKASIRGANLDNANLFDADLEKADLTGTSIVGANFQGADLEQAITPPGLTNY, encoded by the coding sequence ATGAAGAAATCAATTTTTCAAACACTAACTAACTGCTTAGTAGCTGCATTATTTGTAGTATTAGTGGCAGGATTTTCGCTATTTGATCAACCCATTGCTAAGGCTCAATCATTAACACCACCCGTAACAACAGAAGTTACAACAGAAGCTACACCTGCACCTGTAAAAACGGTGGCAGAAAATGTCAGACATTTGCTGACAACTCATGAATGTGTTGGTTGTAACCTGATAGGAGCAGCACTAAAAGATACTAATCTGCAAAATGCGAATTTAGAAAATGCAAATTTACAAGGTGTTGATTTAGAAAGAGCAAATTTACAAGGAACTAACCTCAAAGGTGCTAATCTTCAAGGCGCAGATTTAGGTAAAGCCAGCATTAGAGGCGCAAATTTAGATAATGCTAACTTATTTGATGCCGATTTGGAGAAGGCTGATTTGACAGGTACAAGTATTGTAGGTGCAAACTTTCAAGGTGCTGATTTAGAACAAGCCATTACACCACCAGGTTTAACAAACTACTAA
- a CDS encoding MFS transporter translates to MKVWHRQLGDRISQTIYHYLPAFRWRNFRLFFGGQLLSMSGTFMTQQLTIPWLVYDLTKSAWLLGVAGFVQFLPTLLLIPFSGVLSDRWSRRDLLMIVQISGISVSLALTILTFTNLITFPILLALSVLNGLLKGLDMPVRHTIVTETVDDKADWSNAIALNSVMLSSSLVLGPAMGGILIATLGVKYCFLYDTLSYIPAIFTLLAMELKARPMQNLTSFRDTFAKLREGFEYVSQFHPIRAILLMLALHGLVGMSHVALMPVFAVKILNGDATTMAHLSTSAPIGSFFACLFLSIRRGIIGLDRVIVTSQVLIGMSLISFSLSRHVSLSIIILVFVGCFSILSITSSNMIIQTLVAEDKRGRVMSFYALAMVGTMPFGNLLAGTLAQHFGATEALIICGSLYVLGAWWFYAQLPGVRHWIAGETKSLSWKKLN, encoded by the coding sequence ATGAAAGTTTGGCATAGACAACTAGGCGATCGCATCAGTCAGACGATTTACCATTATTTACCTGCCTTCCGTTGGCGGAATTTTCGGTTGTTTTTTGGGGGACAGTTACTATCTATGTCTGGGACATTTATGACCCAGCAGTTAACTATTCCTTGGCTCGTCTATGATTTGACTAAATCAGCTTGGTTGTTGGGTGTGGCTGGTTTTGTACAATTTTTACCGACGCTATTATTGATTCCTTTTTCGGGAGTATTATCTGATCGCTGGAGTCGTCGTGACTTGTTAATGATAGTGCAGATATCAGGAATTAGCGTCTCTTTAGCCTTAACAATTCTGACCTTTACGAATTTGATTACCTTTCCCATCCTCTTGGCCTTGAGTGTACTTAACGGTTTGCTCAAGGGGTTAGATATGCCGGTGCGTCATACCATTGTTACTGAAACCGTAGATGATAAAGCTGATTGGAGTAATGCGATCGCGCTCAATTCAGTCATGTTAAGTTCCTCCCTCGTATTAGGCCCAGCAATGGGAGGGATTTTGATTGCAACCCTCGGAGTAAAATACTGTTTTCTCTACGATACCCTCAGCTACATTCCTGCTATTTTTACCCTGTTAGCAATGGAATTAAAAGCCAGACCAATGCAGAATCTTACTAGCTTCCGCGATACCTTTGCAAAATTACGGGAAGGCTTTGAATATGTCTCTCAGTTTCATCCTATCAGAGCCATTTTATTGATGCTGGCCTTACATGGTTTAGTCGGGATGTCTCATGTCGCACTTATGCCTGTATTTGCTGTCAAGATTCTCAATGGAGATGCAACTACAATGGCTCACCTCAGCACGTCAGCCCCCATTGGCTCTTTCTTTGCTTGCTTGTTTTTGAGCATCAGACGAGGCATCATCGGATTAGATCGTGTAATTGTTACATCTCAAGTATTGATTGGGATGAGTCTGATATCCTTTTCACTCTCGCGTCACGTTAGTTTATCTATCATTATTCTGGTGTTTGTTGGTTGTTTTTCTATTCTCAGCATTACCAGCAGTAACATGATTATCCAAACCCTAGTCGCTGAAGATAAACGTGGAAGGGTAATGAGTTTTTATGCCTTAGCAATGGTAGGTACAATGCCCTTTGGAAACCTCTTAGCTGGAACATTAGCCCAGCATTTTGGGGCGACTGAGGCCTTGATTATTTGTGGTAGCTTGTATGTCTTGGGTGCGTGGTGGTTTTATGCACAATTACCAGGAGTCAGACATTGGATAGCTGGCGAAACAAAAAGCTTGTCTTGGAAAAAGTTGAATTAG
- the groL gene encoding chaperonin GroEL (60 kDa chaperone family; promotes refolding of misfolded polypeptides especially under stressful conditions; forms two stacked rings of heptamers to form a barrel-shaped 14mer; ends can be capped by GroES; misfolded proteins enter the barrel where they are refolded when GroES binds) has protein sequence MAKRIIYNENARRALERGIDILAEAVAVTLGPKGRNVVLEKKFGAPQIVNDGVTIAKEIELEDHVENTGVALIRQAASKTNDAAGDGTTTATVLAHAIVKEGLRNVAAGANAIQLKRGIDKATGFLVDKIKEHARPVEDSKAIAQVAAISAGNDEVVGALIAEALDKVGREGVVSLEEGKSVTTELEVTEGLNFDKGYISPYFATDAERLEAVLDEPFLLLTDKKITLVQDLVPILEQVARQGRPLVIIAEDIEKEALATLVVNRLRGVLNVAAVKAPGFGDRRKAILEDIAILTGGQLITEDAGLRLDATKLDQLGKARRITITKDSTTLVAEGNEQAVKARVEQIRRQIEETESSYDKEKLQERLAKLAGGVAVVKVGAATETELKDRKLRLEDAINATRAAVEEGIVPGGGTTLAHLAPELETWAKANLVDEELIGALIVSRALAAPLKRIAENAGQNGAVIAERVKEKEFNVGYDATTGEFVDLFAAGIVDPAKVTRSAIQNAASIAGMVLTTEAIVVDKPEPKDAAPAAPGGGLGGGDFDY, from the coding sequence ATGGCTAAACGCATCATTTACAACGAAAATGCTCGTCGTGCCTTGGAAAGAGGTATTGATATTCTGGCAGAAGCGGTAGCAGTTACCCTCGGCCCCAAAGGTCGTAACGTTGTTTTAGAAAAGAAGTTTGGCGCACCTCAAATTGTGAATGATGGAGTCACCATCGCTAAAGAAATTGAATTAGAAGATCATGTGGAAAACACAGGCGTGGCTCTAATTCGTCAAGCTGCTTCTAAAACTAACGATGCGGCGGGAGACGGCACAACCACAGCAACAGTATTAGCTCACGCCATTGTCAAAGAAGGCTTGCGAAACGTTGCGGCTGGTGCAAATGCCATTCAACTCAAGCGTGGTATTGACAAAGCCACAGGTTTTCTAGTCGATAAGATTAAAGAACACGCTCGTCCTGTGGAAGACTCCAAAGCGATCGCTCAGGTTGCAGCGATCTCTGCGGGTAATGATGAAGTCGTCGGTGCTTTAATTGCCGAAGCCTTAGATAAAGTTGGTCGTGAAGGCGTAGTATCTCTAGAAGAAGGTAAATCAGTCACCACCGAACTGGAAGTTACAGAAGGCTTGAACTTCGACAAGGGTTATATTTCTCCCTATTTTGCGACTGATGCAGAACGGTTAGAAGCAGTCCTAGATGAGCCTTTCTTGCTGTTAACTGATAAGAAAATCACATTGGTACAAGACCTAGTACCGATTCTGGAACAAGTCGCACGTCAAGGCAGACCCTTAGTAATTATTGCCGAAGATATTGAAAAAGAAGCTCTGGCAACCTTAGTTGTCAACCGTTTGCGGGGTGTGTTGAATGTTGCGGCTGTCAAAGCACCTGGATTTGGCGATCGCCGTAAAGCTATCCTCGAAGATATTGCTATTCTCACAGGTGGACAGTTAATTACCGAAGATGCTGGTTTGAGACTTGATGCTACCAAGCTCGACCAACTCGGTAAAGCCCGCCGCATCACCATCACCAAAGACAGCACCACCCTCGTAGCAGAAGGTAACGAGCAAGCTGTCAAGGCAAGAGTAGAACAAATCCGCCGCCAAATCGAAGAAACTGAGTCTTCCTACGACAAAGAAAAACTCCAAGAACGTCTGGCGAAATTAGCCGGTGGGGTTGCAGTGGTGAAAGTCGGTGCAGCCACAGAAACCGAACTCAAAGACCGCAAACTACGCCTAGAAGATGCCATCAACGCTACCAGAGCAGCTGTTGAAGAAGGTATTGTTCCTGGTGGTGGTACAACACTGGCACATTTGGCTCCTGAGTTAGAAACCTGGGCGAAGGCTAACTTAGTAGATGAAGAATTAATCGGTGCGTTAATTGTCTCTCGCGCTTTGGCTGCACCTCTCAAACGAATTGCGGAAAATGCCGGCCAAAATGGTGCGGTGATTGCAGAACGAGTCAAAGAGAAAGAATTCAATGTCGGTTACGACGCAACAACCGGCGAATTCGTTGATTTGTTTGCGGCTGGAATTGTTGACCCCGCTAAGGTGACACGTTCCGCCATCCAAAATGCCGCGTCAATCGCAGGTATGGTATTGACTACCGAAGCAATTGTAGTTGACAAACCAGAACCAAAAGATGCCGCCCCTGCTGCTCCTGGTGGCGGCTTAGGCGGTGGCGACTTTGATTATTAA
- the groES gene encoding co-chaperone GroES, translated as MAAIALSVSTVKPLGDRVFIKISESEEKTAGGILLPDSAKEKPQVGEIVAVGPGKRNDDGTYQTIDIKIGDKVLFSKYAGTDIKLGIEEYVLLSEKDILAIVS; from the coding sequence ATGGCAGCTATAGCGTTGAGCGTATCTACCGTTAAACCTTTGGGCGATCGCGTGTTTATCAAAATTAGTGAGTCCGAAGAAAAGACTGCGGGTGGTATTCTTTTGCCTGATAGTGCTAAAGAAAAACCGCAGGTAGGTGAAATTGTCGCTGTCGGCCCTGGTAAACGCAACGATGACGGAACCTATCAAACTATTGATATTAAAATTGGCGATAAAGTGCTGTTCTCTAAATACGCTGGCACTGATATCAAGCTAGGTATAGAAGAGTATGTCCTGTTGTCAGAAAAGGATATTTTGGCAATTGTGTCATAG
- the nifE gene encoding nitrogenase iron-molybdenum cofactor biosynthesis protein NifE codes for MKTTQETACKANQKTLRGKKKLTCSKPPQPGSTQGNCPFDGAMVSTGAITDAVHLVHGAVSCTHNPWATHGSLSSGSQLYQTAFTTDFSEGNIVFGGEKKLYKAILYVAQHYHPAAIFVYATCLTALIGDDIDSVCKMATQQINIPVIYVNAPGFLGSKNLGNRIGNETLLNYVIGTAEPEFTTPLDINIVGDYNVAGETWNILPLFQKLGIRVLAKITGDARYQEVCYAHRVKLNVVLCSNVAIQMAQTMQESYGIPYIEESFYGVTNLNNCLRNIAAKLSLSLEDSCVAHELQKRTEDLIAQETAALDIALAPYLADLKCKRIILSTGGVKSWSLILAAKDLGMEVIAATDGKTTDEEKVKIKQYLGEDGIVLSDTTPQALLKALHQTKADVLITGAGNKYTALKAQIPFLDINHERHHAYAGYTGLVELARELHEALYSPIWEQISKAAPWDEKFSYAKY; via the coding sequence ATGAAAACTACGCAAGAAACAGCTTGTAAAGCTAATCAAAAAACACTCAGAGGTAAGAAAAAACTCACCTGCTCAAAACCACCACAACCAGGTTCAACTCAAGGAAACTGCCCTTTTGATGGAGCAATGGTTTCTACCGGAGCTATTACTGATGCTGTGCATTTAGTACATGGTGCTGTTTCTTGTACTCATAATCCTTGGGCGACTCATGGTAGCCTTTCATCAGGCTCACAACTCTACCAAACTGCTTTTACGACTGATTTTAGTGAGGGTAATATCGTTTTTGGTGGAGAAAAGAAACTGTACAAAGCTATTTTGTATGTTGCTCAACACTATCATCCTGCGGCTATTTTTGTTTATGCTACTTGTCTGACAGCTTTGATTGGGGATGATATTGATAGCGTTTGTAAAATGGCCACACAACAAATTAATATTCCGGTCATTTATGTGAATGCACCTGGATTTCTTGGTAGTAAGAATTTGGGAAATCGGATCGGTAACGAAACTTTATTGAATTATGTTATCGGTACAGCAGAGCCAGAATTTACGACACCATTGGATATTAATATTGTTGGTGATTATAATGTCGCTGGCGAAACTTGGAATATTTTACCATTATTCCAAAAACTAGGGATTCGCGTTCTTGCCAAAATCACAGGTGATGCTCGTTATCAAGAAGTTTGTTATGCTCATCGTGTCAAATTAAATGTTGTGCTTTGCTCCAATGTAGCTATCCAAATGGCACAAACGATGCAAGAAAGTTATGGGATTCCATATATTGAGGAATCTTTTTATGGCGTAACCAACTTAAACAATTGCTTGCGGAATATTGCAGCAAAATTGAGTTTATCTTTAGAAGATAGTTGTGTGGCTCATGAGTTGCAAAAACGAACAGAAGATTTGATTGCTCAAGAAACTGCTGCTTTGGATATTGCTTTAGCTCCATATCTTGCTGATTTAAAATGTAAGCGGATTATTCTTTCTACTGGCGGCGTAAAAAGTTGGTCGTTGATTTTAGCAGCTAAAGACTTGGGAATGGAAGTTATTGCGGCTACAGATGGCAAAACAACAGACGAGGAGAAAGTAAAAATTAAACAATATCTTGGTGAAGATGGAATAGTTTTGTCAGACACAACTCCCCAAGCATTATTAAAGGCATTACACCAAACAAAGGCTGATGTTTTGATTACTGGAGCTGGTAATAAATATACAGCACTCAAAGCACAGATTCCTTTCTTAGATATTAACCATGAACGTCATCACGCTTATGCAGGTTACACGGGTTTAGTGGAACTAGCACGGGAATTGCATGAAGCTTTGTATAGTCCTATATGGGAGCAGATTAGTAAAGCTGCGCCTTGGGATGAAAAATTCAGCTATGCCAAATACTGA
- a CDS encoding aliphatic sulfonate ABC transporter substrate-binding protein translates to MKKVQIGNYGISRRDLLYAVYGLVSFTTLVSCGQNNASTSSSNVSTTNVKSTSNKVVRIGYQVSGDLTHEKGAIEKRLNPQGINVTWSQFISGPPLLEALNVGSIDLGPTGETPPIFAQAAGTNLIYLVNTPPGTGEGSAIVVLKDSPIQTLADIKGKKIAYSRGTAQTYFVVKALEKAGLKLSDVESVNLPIADGRAAFLNKTVDAFVEGDPNLIKLQREGSIRILRNAQGINTPGSYYLASRNFATNNADLLKAILEEYYQVGQWANKNRRAAAEILAPKVKTDVDTMELALTRRKFDMRPITEEVINAQQKIADLLYQLKVVPKQVNIKEATLTAQEYAAITPDAVRNRA, encoded by the coding sequence ATGAAAAAAGTCCAAATTGGTAATTATGGAATATCCAGACGAGACTTACTTTATGCTGTTTATGGGTTAGTTTCGTTTACGACTTTAGTCAGTTGTGGCCAAAACAACGCTAGTACCAGTAGTAGTAATGTCAGCACAACTAATGTTAAAAGTACAAGTAATAAAGTTGTGCGGATTGGCTATCAAGTTTCAGGAGATTTGACCCATGAAAAAGGTGCGATCGAAAAACGGCTAAATCCACAAGGAATTAATGTTACTTGGTCTCAGTTTATCTCTGGGCCACCACTATTAGAAGCTTTAAATGTCGGTAGTATTGATTTGGGGCCAACAGGTGAAACACCACCAATTTTTGCTCAGGCTGCTGGCACAAATTTGATTTATTTAGTTAACACTCCACCCGGAACAGGAGAAGGTTCGGCAATTGTTGTATTAAAAGATTCGCCTATTCAAACATTGGCAGATATTAAAGGTAAAAAAATTGCTTATTCCAGAGGTACGGCTCAGACCTATTTTGTGGTGAAAGCATTAGAAAAAGCCGGACTAAAACTTAGTGATGTTGAATCTGTAAACTTACCAATTGCAGATGGACGTGCAGCATTTCTGAATAAGACAGTAGATGCTTTTGTAGAAGGCGATCCGAATCTGATTAAGCTTCAAAGAGAAGGTAGCATTCGGATTTTACGAAATGCCCAAGGAATTAATACACCAGGAAGTTATTACTTAGCATCTAGAAATTTTGCCACTAATAATGCTGATTTGCTCAAAGCGATTTTAGAAGAATATTATCAAGTGGGTCAGTGGGCGAATAAAAATAGACGTGCAGCAGCCGAAATCCTGGCTCCCAAGGTCAAGACTGATGTAGATACTATGGAATTAGCACTGACCAGAAGAAAGTTTGATATGCGACCAATTACCGAAGAAGTAATCAATGCTCAACAAAAGATTGCTGACCTTTTATATCAACTAAAAGTTGTACCGAAACAAGTCAATATTAAAGAAGCCACATTAACGGCTCAAGAATATGCAGCAATTACACCTGATGCAGTGAGAAATAGAGCTTAA
- a CDS encoding TOBE-like domain-containing protein has product MGIVVENISKHFGSFKAVDQVDLTVKSGSLVALLGPSGSGKSTLLRLIAGLEMPDSGKIILTGKDATYKNVQERNIGFVFQQYALFKHMTVRQNIAFGLEIRKVQDKKIKGRVEQLLELVQLKELGDRYPSQLSGGQRQRVALARALAVEPEILLLDEPFGALDAKVRKDLRIWLRHLHDEVNVTTVFVTHDQEEAMEVSDEVVVMNKGRVEQVGSPADIYDNPASAFVMSFIGPVNVLPNTARIFQSTGFNAGHPEVFLRPQDVIIEKYAQEATASAKVSRLIHLGWEIQVELTIDDGQVVTAHLTRDRFNELQLEPQQQVYVKPKHAKSFPAYYSV; this is encoded by the coding sequence GTGGGCATAGTAGTTGAGAATATATCCAAGCATTTCGGAAGTTTTAAAGCAGTTGATCAAGTTGATTTAACAGTTAAGAGTGGGTCTTTAGTGGCATTACTAGGGCCGTCTGGTTCTGGTAAATCTACTTTATTGAGACTAATTGCCGGGTTAGAAATGCCCGATAGCGGTAAAATCATCCTCACTGGCAAAGATGCTACATATAAAAATGTCCAAGAGCGCAATATTGGATTTGTATTTCAGCAGTATGCGTTGTTTAAGCACATGACTGTGCGGCAAAATATTGCTTTTGGTTTAGAAATTCGCAAAGTTCAAGATAAAAAAATCAAGGGAAGAGTTGAACAGTTATTAGAGTTAGTTCAATTAAAGGAATTAGGCGATCGCTATCCTTCACAGTTATCTGGTGGTCAAAGGCAACGGGTAGCATTAGCAAGAGCCTTGGCTGTAGAACCAGAAATATTATTATTGGATGAACCTTTTGGTGCGCTTGATGCGAAAGTGCGGAAAGATTTAAGAATCTGGTTACGCCATCTTCATGATGAGGTGAATGTCACTACAGTGTTTGTCACCCACGACCAAGAAGAGGCGATGGAAGTATCGGATGAAGTCGTGGTGATGAATAAAGGACGTGTAGAACAAGTAGGTTCACCCGCAGATATTTACGACAATCCCGCTTCCGCATTTGTGATGAGTTTTATCGGCCCGGTGAATGTCTTACCTAACACCGCCAGAATTTTCCAAAGCACCGGGTTTAATGCAGGACACCCAGAAGTCTTTTTGCGTCCCCAAGATGTGATTATCGAAAAGTACGCTCAAGAAGCAACAGCATCAGCTAAAGTCAGCCGTCTGATTCATCTGGGTTGGGAAATTCAGGTGGAATTAACTATAGACGATGGTCAAGTTGTGACAGCACATCTAACACGCGATCGCTTCAACGAATTGCAGTTAGAACCACAACAACAGGTTTACGTCAAACCAAAACATGCTAAATCTTTTCCCGCTTATTACTCCGTCTAA
- a CDS encoding TauD/TfdA family dioxygenase, which produces MGYKHIEVKQVAGFIGAEINGVDLKRPLSDEQVKEIRKALLKWKVLFFRNQNIDHAAQVEFTSRFGEVTFAHPLGEVEPVPGFPQLKPVDRKLYERQYGFRSGGPWHTDVTAAINPPAASVLRAVNVPSFGGDTQWSNLVAAYEGLSAPIRDLADTLKAEHRFNGGGYQPENGKFAQRIAVNPLVSIHPVVRVHPETGERALFVNPGFTSHIVGVSPQESKLLLELFFNQITKPAYTTRFRWNNGDIAFWDNRATVHLAPQDLDHLDVERLLYRTTITGDVPVGVDGFRSEVVHGEAFSAEVPNVLQQKAESKEVEAVLS; this is translated from the coding sequence ATGGGCTACAAACATATAGAAGTCAAACAAGTAGCTGGTTTCATCGGTGCAGAAATCAACGGCGTAGACCTCAAACGTCCTTTGTCTGATGAGCAAGTTAAAGAGATTCGCAAAGCCTTATTGAAATGGAAAGTATTGTTCTTTCGGAATCAAAATATTGATCATGCGGCTCAAGTCGAGTTTACATCTCGTTTTGGCGAAGTCACCTTTGCTCATCCTTTAGGAGAAGTTGAACCAGTACCAGGATTTCCCCAACTTAAACCTGTAGACCGGAAACTATATGAAAGACAGTATGGTTTTCGCAGTGGAGGCCCTTGGCACACAGATGTAACAGCAGCAATTAACCCACCAGCCGCCTCTGTTTTACGTGCAGTTAATGTTCCTAGTTTTGGTGGCGATACCCAATGGAGTAATCTTGTAGCCGCCTATGAAGGACTATCAGCACCTATACGTGATTTAGCCGATACCTTAAAAGCGGAACATCGCTTCAATGGAGGTGGCTATCAACCTGAAAATGGCAAATTTGCCCAGCGAATTGCTGTTAACCCACTGGTTTCCATTCATCCAGTCGTCAGAGTTCATCCTGAAACTGGTGAACGTGCGTTGTTTGTAAACCCTGGCTTCACTTCACATATTGTTGGTGTATCACCACAAGAAAGTAAGTTGTTGTTAGAACTATTCTTCAACCAAATCACCAAGCCAGCTTACACCACTCGCTTCCGTTGGAATAACGGTGATATCGCCTTTTGGGACAATCGCGCTACTGTGCATTTAGCTCCCCAAGATTTGGATCATTTGGATGTTGAACGTTTACTTTATCGGACAACTATTACTGGTGATGTTCCAGTAGGAGTTGATGGTTTCCGTTCAGAAGTCGTTCATGGTGAAGCCTTCAGTGCAGAAGTCCCCAACGTTCTCCAACAAAAAGCCGAGTCTAAAGAAGTAGAAGCAGTACTTTCTTAA
- a CDS encoding ATP-binding cassette domain-containing protein, whose amino-acid sequence MTAVELENLRKTFTLTQGWGRNRRQTEIVAVDDITLSVPDGQAIAFIGPNGAGKSTTIKMLTGILYPTSGQATLLGLNPWKKRRELAYQTGVVFGQQSQL is encoded by the coding sequence ATGACAGCCGTAGAACTGGAAAATTTACGCAAGACGTTTACCTTAACGCAAGGTTGGGGTAGAAACCGCAGACAGACTGAGATTGTGGCGGTGGATGATATTACGCTGAGTGTTCCCGATGGTCAAGCGATCGCATTTATTGGGCCAAATGGTGCAGGCAAGTCTACAACCATTAAAATGCTCACAGGTATTTTATATCCCACATCTGGGCAAGCTACTTTGCTGGGGTTAAACCCTTGGAAAAAGCGGCGAGAATTGGCTTATCAGACTGGGGTAGTGTTTGGACAGCAATCGCAACTTTAA